The Mycolicibacterium doricum genome includes a region encoding these proteins:
- a CDS encoding arsenate reductase ArsC, whose translation MSDRTPGVLFLCTHNAGRSQMAMGFLRHLAGDRARVYSAGSEPADEVNSAAVEAMAEKGIDISGEQPKRWTTDMVEAVDVVVTMGCGDQCPYLPGKRYEDWDLADPAGRGVEFVRPIRDEVERRIRTLLEQLAIPVNRPQTAE comes from the coding sequence ATGAGTGATCGGACACCCGGCGTGTTGTTTCTGTGCACGCACAACGCGGGCCGATCCCAGATGGCCATGGGATTCCTTCGACACCTTGCAGGAGACCGGGCAAGGGTCTACTCCGCAGGATCCGAACCCGCCGATGAGGTGAATTCCGCCGCCGTTGAAGCCATGGCCGAGAAGGGCATCGACATCTCGGGTGAGCAACCGAAGCGTTGGACGACTGACATGGTGGAGGCCGTCGACGTCGTCGTCACGATGGGGTGCGGCGACCAGTGCCCGTACCTACCCGGCAAGCGTTACGAGGACTGGGATCTCGCCGACCCGGCCGGACGGGGAGTCGAATTCGTGCGTCCGATTCGCGACGAAGTCGAGCGGCGCATACGGACCCTGCTCGAGCAGCTGGCCATTCCCGTGAACCGCCCTCAAACCGCGGAGTAG
- the arsB gene encoding ACR3 family arsenite efflux transporter — MTARTDNPDTTVAGNLPLLDRFLPVWIGLAMAVGLLLGRFVPGFDVALSSIAIQGISVPIALGLLVMMYPVLAKVRYDRLDTVTSDRRLLVSSLVLNWILGPALMFALAWLLVPDLPEYRTGLIIVGLARCIAMVIIWNDLACGDREAAAVLVALNSMFQVVMFAVLGWFYLSVLPGWLGWETATIDVSPWQIAQSVLIFLGIPLVAGYLSRRLGEKAKGRSWYESQFLPKIGPWALYGLLFTIVVLFAFQGEQITSRPLDVLRIAVPLLVYFALMWGGGYLLGAALGLGYSRTTTLAFTAAGNNFELAIAVAIVTYGPASGQALAGVVGPLIEVPVLVALVYVSLSLRRRFWSSATGVSKERAGAHE, encoded by the coding sequence GTGACAGCGCGCACGGATAATCCCGACACGACCGTCGCCGGGAACCTTCCGCTGCTGGACCGGTTCCTCCCCGTGTGGATCGGGCTGGCTATGGCCGTCGGGCTGCTGCTCGGGCGGTTCGTCCCCGGGTTCGACGTCGCGCTGAGCAGCATTGCGATACAGGGGATTTCCGTACCGATCGCTCTGGGGCTCCTGGTCATGATGTACCCGGTGCTCGCCAAGGTGCGCTATGACCGGCTCGACACCGTCACCAGCGACCGAAGGCTGCTGGTGAGTTCGCTCGTATTGAACTGGATCCTAGGGCCGGCGCTCATGTTCGCGTTGGCCTGGCTGCTGGTTCCTGACCTGCCAGAGTACCGAACCGGCCTGATCATCGTCGGGCTCGCGCGCTGCATCGCGATGGTGATCATCTGGAACGACCTCGCGTGCGGTGATCGGGAAGCTGCCGCAGTCCTGGTTGCGCTCAACTCGATGTTCCAGGTGGTGATGTTCGCCGTCCTTGGCTGGTTCTACCTATCTGTCCTGCCGGGATGGTTGGGATGGGAGACCGCCACAATCGACGTCTCGCCGTGGCAGATCGCGCAATCGGTGCTGATCTTCCTCGGCATACCGCTCGTGGCGGGCTACCTGTCGCGACGCCTGGGTGAGAAGGCCAAAGGCCGGTCCTGGTACGAGTCGCAGTTCCTGCCCAAAATCGGGCCGTGGGCGCTGTACGGCCTGCTGTTCACCATCGTCGTGCTGTTCGCGTTCCAGGGAGAACAGATCACCAGTCGCCCCCTCGATGTCCTCCGCATCGCGGTACCGCTACTGGTCTACTTCGCGCTGATGTGGGGCGGCGGCTACCTGCTCGGCGCAGCCCTCGGTCTGGGCTATTCGCGGACCACGACGCTGGCATTCACAGCTGCGGGCAACAACTTCGAACTCGCCATCGCCGTGGCGATCGTCACCTACGGACCCGCATCGGGGCAGGCGCTGGCCGGGGTCGTCGGCCCGCTCATCGAAGTGCCCGTGCTCGTCGCGCTGGTATACGTATCTCTGTCGCTGCGCAGGCGCTTTTGGTCGTCCGCAACGGGAGTATCAAAGGAGAGGGCTGGGGCTCATGAGTGA
- a CDS encoding ArsI/CadI family heavy metal resistance metalloenzyme → MSRAQLALNVDDLDEAITFYSKLFGTAPAKVKPGYANFAVVDPPLKLVLIENPGHGGTLNHLGVEVETSQAVHAEIARLSDDGLFTEEEIGTTCCFATQDKVWVTGPSGEKWEVYTVLADSDTFGTDSTMLVDGDENAGTCCAGSSDDARSATA, encoded by the coding sequence TTGTCCCGCGCCCAACTCGCTCTCAATGTCGATGACCTCGACGAGGCCATCACCTTCTACTCGAAGCTGTTCGGCACTGCCCCGGCGAAGGTGAAGCCGGGCTACGCGAACTTCGCAGTGGTTGATCCACCGTTGAAGCTGGTGCTTATCGAAAACCCGGGCCACGGCGGCACGCTGAACCACCTCGGCGTCGAGGTCGAGACCAGCCAGGCGGTCCACGCGGAGATAGCTCGCCTCAGCGACGATGGCCTCTTCACCGAAGAGGAAATCGGCACGACCTGTTGTTTCGCGACCCAGGACAAGGTATGGGTGACCGGACCGTCGGGTGAGAAGTGGGAGGTGTACACCGTGTTGGCGGACTCGGACACATTCGGCACCGACTCGACGATGCTCGTCGATGGCGACGAGAACGCCGGCACATGCTGCGCCGGGAGTTCCGATGACGCGCGGAGTGCCACGGCGTGA
- a CDS encoding Rv2640c family ArsR-like transcriptional regulator, with product MPKSLPAVDISAPVCCSPVAAGPIGDEAALEIALRLKALADPVRVKLVSLLFSSGDGELCSCDLAAAVKLAESTVSHHLSQLRRAGLIESQRRGMNVYHRPRRESLIALCTVLDPSCCPAGLESR from the coding sequence GTGCCGAAGAGCCTGCCCGCCGTGGACATCTCCGCACCGGTCTGCTGCTCGCCGGTCGCGGCGGGCCCCATCGGCGACGAAGCCGCACTGGAGATCGCCCTGCGGCTCAAAGCGCTGGCCGATCCCGTACGGGTGAAGCTGGTGTCACTGCTGTTCAGTTCCGGAGACGGCGAGCTGTGCAGTTGCGACCTTGCGGCGGCCGTCAAACTCGCCGAATCGACTGTCAGCCATCATCTTTCGCAGTTGCGCCGGGCAGGACTGATCGAGTCGCAACGGCGTGGCATGAACGTCTACCACCGACCGCGGCGCGAATCTCTGATTGCGCTGTGCACTGTGCTCGACCCGAGCTGCTGTCCGGCAGGCCTCGAGAGCCGATGA